Proteins from a genomic interval of Streptomyces sp. Tu6071:
- the argF gene encoding ornithine carbamoyltransferase, which translates to MAHDAIDLSGRHFLKELDFGAAEFRSLIDLAARLKAAKRAGTEVPRLRGRNIALIFEKTSTRTRAAFEVAAADQGAHTTYLDPSGSQIGHKESAKDTARVLGRMYDAIEYRGDGQDVVEEIAAHAGVPVYNGLTDAWHPTQMLADVLTMTEYSPLPLTETSFAYLGDARFNMGNSYLITGALLGMDVRIVAPEAYWPAAGIVERARELAKESGARITLTDDVAEGVRGAGFVVTDVWVSMGEPAEVWGERIAALRPYAVTMDVLRATGNPDVKFLHCLPAFHDLGTGVGRRIHDEFGLDSLEVTDEVFESAHSVVFDEAENRLHTIKAVLVATLAGPGRVAADEPHEG; encoded by the coding sequence ATGGCCCACGACGCGATCGACCTCAGCGGCCGTCACTTCCTCAAGGAGCTGGACTTCGGCGCGGCCGAGTTCCGTTCGCTGATCGATCTCGCCGCGCGGCTCAAGGCCGCCAAGCGGGCCGGTACGGAGGTGCCGCGGCTGCGCGGCCGGAACATCGCGCTGATCTTCGAGAAGACGTCGACCCGCACGCGCGCCGCCTTCGAGGTCGCCGCCGCCGACCAGGGCGCCCACACGACGTACCTCGACCCCTCCGGCTCGCAGATCGGGCACAAGGAGTCGGCGAAGGACACGGCGCGCGTGCTCGGGCGGATGTACGACGCGATCGAGTACCGGGGCGACGGGCAGGATGTCGTCGAGGAGATAGCGGCGCACGCCGGGGTCCCGGTCTACAACGGCCTCACCGACGCGTGGCACCCCACCCAGATGCTCGCCGACGTGCTCACGATGACCGAGTACAGCCCGCTGCCGCTCACGGAGACCTCCTTCGCCTACCTCGGCGACGCCCGCTTCAACATGGGCAACTCCTACCTGATCACCGGCGCCCTGCTCGGCATGGACGTCAGGATCGTCGCCCCCGAGGCGTACTGGCCCGCGGCCGGGATCGTCGAGAGGGCGCGGGAGCTGGCGAAGGAGAGCGGGGCGCGGATCACGCTCACCGACGACGTGGCGGAGGGCGTGCGGGGCGCGGGCTTCGTCGTGACCGACGTGTGGGTCTCGATGGGCGAACCGGCGGAGGTCTGGGGCGAGCGGATCGCCGCGCTGCGGCCGTACGCGGTGACGATGGACGTCCTGCGCGCCACGGGGAACCCGGACGTCAAGTTCCTGCACTGCCTCCCGGCCTTCCACGACCTCGGGACGGGGGTGGGGCGGCGCATCCACGACGAGTTCGGGCTCGACTCGCTCGAAGTCACCGACGAGGTGTTCGAGTCCGCCCACTCGGTCGTCTTCGACGAGGCCGAGAACCGGCTCCACACGATCAAGGCGGTGCTGGTCGCGACGCTGGCGGGGCCGGGGCGGGTGGCGGCGGACGAGCCCCACGAGGGCTGA